Proteins co-encoded in one Bremerella sp. TYQ1 genomic window:
- a CDS encoding TraR/DksA family transcriptional regulator → MAKTSSGKGAYSKEEAKPYHDKLRLLRARMVGDTNHLADSALKRTRSEAAGDLSKMPIHMADIGSDNYEQEFSLNLLAAEQVTLGEIDSALARIEAGEYGACVECGQRIKKSRLNAIPFTHYCIDCASERDHETRR, encoded by the coding sequence ATGGCAAAAACGAGCAGCGGAAAAGGAGCCTATTCGAAGGAAGAGGCGAAACCGTACCACGACAAGTTGCGATTGCTTCGCGCCAGGATGGTGGGTGATACAAATCATCTGGCCGACTCAGCATTAAAGCGGACGCGAAGCGAAGCGGCCGGCGATCTCTCAAAAATGCCTATCCATATGGCAGACATTGGGTCGGATAATTACGAGCAGGAGTTCTCGCTTAATCTCTTGGCCGCGGAACAGGTTACCCTGGGTGAGATTGATTCTGCCCTGGCCAGAATTGAAGCAGGCGAGTATGGTGCGTGCGTTGAATGTGGACAACGCATCAAGAAGTCGCGCCTCAATGCCATCCCCTTCACCCACTACTGTATCGACTGTGCCAGCGAACGAGACCATGAAACCCGGCGATAG
- the rpmB gene encoding 50S ribosomal protein L28 — MANVCEICGKGHSMGNKVTLRGKAKYLGGVGTKITGITRRKFKPNLQTAKAVMPDGEHKKLKVCTQCIRSGYVKKVVRHRPFKLPSEERGR; from the coding sequence ATGGCCAACGTGTGTGAAATTTGTGGCAAGGGCCACAGCATGGGCAATAAGGTTACCCTCCGCGGTAAGGCGAAGTACCTGGGCGGTGTCGGTACCAAAATCACGGGCATCACGCGTCGCAAGTTCAAGCCGAACCTGCAGACCGCCAAAGCTGTTATGCCCGATGGCGAACACAAGAAACTGAAAGTTTGCACCCAGTGCATTCGCAGCGGTTACGTCAAGAAGGTTGTGCGTCATCGCCCCTTCAAGCTTCCTTCGGAAGAACGCGGCCGCTAG
- the dapB gene encoding 4-hydroxy-tetrahydrodipicolinate reductase yields the protein MPTRVAINGAAGRMGQRLVALGSQDESLEVVTCFEHSGHTKFGEDAGSVAGIGEIGIRLAEETSAQFDAIIDFSVPAGADAAVERALNAKAALVMATTGLDENQQASIREAAKVIPVVWAPSMSTTVNLTMKLCEIAAEALKDIPGGADVEVLERHHRFKEDSPSGTALRFGELIANKMGITNFVHGREGRPGTRPHNELAYHAIRTGDNPGEHTIIFGLLGETIEMTVRASNRDCYASGALQAAKFAAGKDPGLYNMNDVLGL from the coding sequence ATGCCAACACGAGTCGCAATCAACGGAGCCGCGGGACGCATGGGGCAACGGCTTGTTGCCCTCGGTAGCCAGGACGAATCGTTGGAAGTAGTTACCTGCTTCGAGCACTCCGGACATACCAAGTTCGGCGAAGATGCCGGCAGTGTGGCTGGTATCGGTGAGATCGGCATTCGGTTGGCAGAAGAAACATCGGCCCAGTTCGATGCGATCATCGACTTCTCGGTTCCCGCAGGTGCCGATGCGGCAGTCGAACGTGCGCTGAATGCCAAAGCGGCGCTCGTGATGGCCACCACCGGCTTGGACGAAAATCAACAGGCCAGCATTCGTGAAGCAGCCAAAGTCATTCCTGTGGTTTGGGCTCCGAGCATGAGCACCACCGTTAACTTAACGATGAAGCTGTGCGAGATTGCTGCCGAAGCGCTGAAAGACATCCCGGGCGGTGCGGACGTCGAAGTTCTGGAGCGTCATCACCGCTTCAAAGAAGACAGCCCGAGCGGGACCGCCTTGCGATTCGGTGAGCTGATCGCCAACAAGATGGGGATCACGAACTTTGTCCATGGACGCGAAGGTCGCCCGGGCACTCGTCCGCATAACGAGCTTGCCTACCACGCGATCCGTACCGGCGACAACCCTGGCGAGCACACCATCATCTTTGGGCTGCTCGGCGAAACGATCGAAATGACCGTCCGAGCCAGCAACCGCGACTGCTACGCCAGCGGGGCCCTGCAAGCGGCCAAGTTCGCCGCCGGAAAAGATCCCGGTCTCTACAACATGAACGACGTGCTGGGTCTGTAA
- the hisN gene encoding histidinol-phosphatase produces MSMNTSQSDLEKRLETARRLARLAGKSTLEHFQRSDLSFEKKEDESPVTVADQNAEKIIRQGLKEEFPDDGIIGEEFGSEEGSTGFNWIVDPIDGTKAFIAGVPLFGTMIGVEKDGKSRLGVVYIPGLDEMISAAEGQGAWYERPHHDPVRAQVNKTPKLSDGVMVTSQVSTFNKRNATQGFLELEERSFVTRTWGDCYGYMLVATGRAVCMIDPMMSIWDAAALQPIMEEAGGTFTSWTGESTIYSGDGIGTNGMVLEEILEVCRKYPMPE; encoded by the coding sequence ATGTCCATGAACACCTCACAAAGCGATCTCGAAAAGCGTTTGGAAACAGCCCGACGGCTGGCCCGATTGGCAGGCAAGAGCACCCTGGAGCACTTCCAGCGGTCCGATCTTTCTTTTGAAAAGAAGGAAGACGAATCTCCTGTTACGGTGGCCGACCAAAACGCGGAAAAGATTATCCGCCAAGGACTTAAGGAAGAGTTTCCGGACGACGGTATCATTGGTGAGGAATTCGGCAGCGAAGAAGGTTCGACCGGATTCAACTGGATTGTCGACCCAATTGATGGCACCAAAGCCTTTATCGCTGGGGTTCCTCTTTTCGGAACGATGATCGGTGTGGAAAAGGATGGCAAATCCCGTCTCGGCGTGGTTTACATTCCTGGCTTGGACGAAATGATCTCCGCCGCCGAGGGGCAAGGTGCCTGGTACGAACGTCCGCACCACGACCCCGTTCGAGCACAAGTCAACAAGACGCCTAAGCTGAGCGACGGCGTGATGGTGACTTCTCAGGTCAGTACTTTCAACAAGCGAAATGCTACTCAGGGCTTCTTAGAGCTTGAAGAAAGGTCTTTCGTCACCAGGACTTGGGGCGACTGCTATGGCTACATGCTGGTCGCCACAGGGCGTGCTGTCTGCATGATTGACCCGATGATGAGCATCTGGGATGCAGCCGCACTTCAGCCGATCATGGAAGAAGCTGGCGGAACGTTCACCAGTTGGACCGGCGAATCGACCATTTACAGTGGCGATGGGATTGGGACGAATGGCATGGTTCTGGAAGAGATTCTGGAAGTTTGCCGCAAGTACCCGATGCCAGAGTAG
- the gatA gene encoding Asp-tRNA(Asn)/Glu-tRNA(Gln) amidotransferase subunit GatA — MALYEASATQLLSQLESGEVTSVEVTKACLDRIRQHDGEVGAFLKVMDDKALAKAEEVDQKRKSGQAVGKLAGVPVAVKDLLCTEGEVTTCASKMLENFVPPYSSTVIEKLEEADAVIVGKTNMDEFAMGGSTENSALGKTRNPWNTALVPGGSSGGAAACLAAQMVPLSIGTDTGGSIRQPASFCGVVGLKPTYGRVSRYGLIAFASSLDQIGPMARTAEDTALFLEAMSGHDPQDSTSANVPCPLFSKSVDKPLEGLRIGLVQEHFGDGLNSEVNSAVREAVKVYEKLGAKVVDISLPHNKYGIATYYIIAPSEASSNLARFDGAHYGHRCDESEMLEALQKEKEALAAAGDEIGLKRMDTPLIRMYRQSRAEGFGPEVKRRIMLGTYTLSAGYYDAYYLKALKVRRLIREDYDKAFKAVDVIVGPTAPNPAFAAGSKTNDPLAMYLEDLYTVTANLAGIPAISVPCGMTADGLPIGLHMQAPALEEDRLLRAAHMFQKETDWHAKTPSL; from the coding sequence ATGGCTTTGTACGAAGCGTCCGCCACCCAGTTGTTGTCTCAGCTTGAATCTGGCGAAGTGACCTCGGTCGAGGTGACAAAGGCCTGCTTGGATCGTATTCGCCAACACGATGGCGAAGTCGGTGCCTTTCTGAAGGTGATGGACGACAAGGCATTGGCCAAAGCCGAAGAGGTCGATCAAAAACGTAAAAGTGGTCAAGCAGTCGGCAAGCTGGCCGGCGTTCCAGTCGCGGTGAAGGATCTCTTGTGCACGGAAGGGGAAGTCACCACGTGTGCATCGAAGATGCTCGAAAACTTCGTGCCGCCCTACAGCAGTACCGTTATCGAGAAACTGGAAGAAGCGGACGCGGTGATCGTCGGTAAGACGAACATGGATGAGTTCGCCATGGGTGGCTCGACCGAAAACTCCGCTCTTGGAAAGACCCGAAATCCTTGGAACACAGCCCTCGTGCCGGGCGGGTCATCCGGTGGCGCTGCGGCCTGCCTAGCAGCTCAGATGGTACCTCTTTCCATCGGTACCGATACTGGCGGATCGATTCGCCAGCCTGCTTCGTTCTGCGGTGTAGTCGGTTTGAAGCCGACTTATGGTCGCGTCAGTCGTTATGGATTGATCGCGTTCGCCAGCAGCTTGGACCAGATTGGCCCGATGGCGCGAACGGCTGAGGATACGGCTCTGTTTCTTGAAGCGATGAGCGGCCATGACCCGCAAGATTCGACATCCGCTAATGTGCCGTGCCCGTTGTTTAGCAAGTCGGTCGATAAGCCGCTGGAAGGGCTGCGAATCGGTTTGGTTCAAGAGCATTTCGGCGATGGCTTGAACAGCGAGGTCAACTCGGCAGTTCGAGAAGCGGTGAAGGTTTACGAAAAGCTCGGTGCGAAAGTCGTCGACATTTCGCTTCCGCACAACAAGTACGGCATCGCCACCTATTACATCATCGCTCCGAGCGAAGCTTCGAGTAACCTGGCACGCTTTGATGGTGCTCACTACGGTCATCGTTGCGACGAATCGGAAATGCTGGAAGCATTGCAGAAAGAGAAAGAAGCCCTCGCGGCAGCAGGGGACGAGATCGGCCTCAAGCGAATGGACACGCCTCTGATTCGCATGTATCGCCAAAGCCGTGCCGAAGGTTTCGGTCCGGAAGTCAAACGCCGCATCATGCTCGGTACCTACACGCTTAGCGCCGGCTACTACGACGCTTATTACTTAAAGGCGTTGAAGGTTCGCCGTTTGATTCGCGAAGACTACGACAAAGCGTTCAAAGCGGTTGACGTCATTGTAGGGCCAACGGCTCCTAATCCAGCGTTTGCCGCGGGATCGAAGACCAACGATCCGCTGGCGATGTACCTAGAAGACTTGTACACGGTGACCGCCAACCTGGCAGGTATCCCCGCTATTTCGGTCCCTTGTGGGATGACGGCCGATGGCTTGCCGATCGGTCTACACATGCAAGCCCCCGCGTTAGAAGAAGATCGCCTTCTGCGTGCGGCCCACATGTTCCAGAAGGAAACCGACTGGCACGCGAAGACGCCCAGCCTGTAA
- the thrC gene encoding threonine synthase — protein sequence MTTTPAAFQRCISPECGQTYDLSQVLVACPKCGDLLDIAYDWDRCEPPKTWKDIEANWAKRTNPLNFSGVWRFRSLFPYATDEQIVTLGEGQTLLQQTDHVGKFVGLDPGKLHLQYEGMNPSGSFKDNGMTAAFTHARMVGAKRAACASTGNTSASLAMYCSVTRLMKAVIFIGSGKISYGKLSQALDYGALTLQIAGDFDDAMARVKEVSKDMGIYLVNSVNPFRLEGQKSVMFRVLEALQWEPPDWIVVPGGNLGNSSAFGKAFAELKELGLISRIPRLAVINASGADTLDQLYNNHDVRWNDGRYPRETIGDYYKKMDEAQAKASTLASAIEINRPVNLHKCLRALNDCDGVVRQVSDQEIMDAKSQVGAGGMGCEPASAASVAGAKILREQGIIAPSDRVVCILTGHLLKDPNATVAYHTTDQETFNKVLGSRGVKRATFANRSVPVKNDMNDIVQAIQLYG from the coding sequence GTGACCACGACTCCTGCCGCCTTTCAGCGCTGCATCTCGCCCGAGTGCGGCCAGACGTACGATCTTTCCCAAGTTCTCGTTGCTTGTCCCAAGTGTGGCGATCTGCTCGATATCGCCTACGATTGGGATCGCTGTGAACCGCCGAAAACCTGGAAAGATATCGAAGCCAACTGGGCCAAACGGACCAATCCGCTGAACTTTAGTGGTGTCTGGCGTTTCCGTTCGCTCTTCCCTTATGCGACCGACGAGCAGATTGTCACGCTCGGCGAAGGGCAAACACTTCTACAGCAGACCGATCATGTCGGCAAATTCGTCGGTCTCGATCCTGGTAAGCTGCACCTTCAATACGAAGGGATGAATCCGAGCGGGAGCTTCAAAGACAACGGCATGACCGCCGCGTTTACCCATGCTCGAATGGTTGGCGCCAAGCGAGCCGCGTGTGCTTCGACCGGCAACACGAGTGCGTCGTTGGCGATGTACTGCAGCGTGACCCGCTTGATGAAAGCGGTCATTTTCATCGGCAGCGGGAAAATCTCGTACGGCAAGCTCTCCCAAGCTCTCGACTATGGCGCGCTAACGCTACAAATTGCGGGCGACTTCGACGATGCGATGGCTCGCGTGAAAGAAGTCAGCAAGGACATGGGCATTTACCTGGTCAACAGTGTGAATCCATTCCGCCTGGAAGGCCAGAAGTCGGTGATGTTCCGCGTGCTGGAAGCATTGCAATGGGAACCGCCAGATTGGATTGTCGTCCCCGGCGGGAACCTTGGTAACAGCAGTGCATTCGGAAAAGCATTCGCCGAACTGAAAGAACTGGGCCTCATCAGCCGAATTCCTCGACTGGCGGTCATCAACGCCAGCGGTGCCGATACGCTCGATCAGCTTTACAACAATCACGATGTCCGCTGGAACGACGGTCGCTACCCACGTGAAACGATCGGCGACTACTACAAGAAGATGGACGAAGCTCAAGCCAAAGCGTCTACGCTTGCCAGCGCGATCGAAATCAATCGACCAGTCAACTTGCACAAATGCTTGCGAGCTTTAAACGACTGCGACGGCGTCGTGCGTCAGGTTTCCGATCAAGAGATCATGGATGCCAAAAGCCAAGTCGGTGCCGGCGGAATGGGCTGCGAGCCAGCAAGTGCCGCGAGCGTGGCTGGCGCGAAGATCCTCCGCGAGCAAGGCATCATCGCTCCAAGCGATCGCGTTGTCTGCATCCTGACCGGACACCTTCTGAAAGATCCGAACGCGACGGTTGCCTACCATACAACCGATCAGGAGACGTTCAACAAAGTTCTCGGTAGCCGAGGCGTCAAGCGAGCCACATTCGCGAACCGCTCAGTCCCCGTAAAGAACGACATGAACGATATCGTTCAAGCGATTCAGCTATACGGCTAG
- the lspA gene encoding signal peptidase II: MKPGDSVSTVPVSRYVWFFGLAIVGCGVDLWSKYAVFAWLGMPGQNRYFWFIEPYIGFQTSLNEGALFGLGQGYTPVFAVFSVIAALGILYWLFIAKAASDLTLTIALGLITGGIFGNLYDRLGIWGQPAVRDFILFRYNDQYVWPNFNIADALLVCGAGLMLWHSIFMAQPTTAKEPSDSTASES, from the coding sequence ATGAAACCCGGCGATAGCGTCAGCACCGTGCCGGTAAGCCGCTATGTTTGGTTTTTTGGCCTGGCTATTGTTGGGTGTGGTGTTGATCTCTGGAGCAAGTATGCCGTCTTCGCTTGGCTCGGGATGCCTGGTCAGAACCGATATTTCTGGTTCATCGAGCCCTACATCGGCTTTCAAACGTCGCTAAATGAAGGTGCCCTGTTTGGCTTGGGGCAAGGGTACACTCCGGTATTCGCAGTCTTTTCAGTGATTGCAGCTCTCGGGATTTTGTACTGGCTTTTCATCGCCAAAGCGGCGAGTGATTTGACGCTAACCATTGCCCTTGGCCTGATCACCGGCGGAATCTTTGGCAATCTATATGACCGCCTAGGAATCTGGGGTCAGCCTGCGGTGCGCGACTTTATTCTGTTCCGCTACAACGATCAGTATGTTTGGCCCAACTTCAACATTGCTGATGCACTTCTCGTCTGTGGGGCAGGTCTGATGCTTTGGCATTCCATCTTCATGGCCCAGCCGACCACGGCTAAGGAGCCATCCGATTCAACCGCCTCGGAAAGCTAA
- the gatC gene encoding Asp-tRNA(Asn)/Glu-tRNA(Gln) amidotransferase subunit GatC, whose amino-acid sequence MSSLTREEVEKVSLLARLRLSEDELTTMTEQMSQIVSYVDLLSEVNTDDVEPMAHAVEQHNIFAEDAVHESLPRDAALANAPKRDDECFRVPAVLGD is encoded by the coding sequence ATGTCCTCGCTGACCCGGGAAGAAGTCGAAAAGGTTTCGCTGCTGGCACGTTTGCGTTTGTCGGAAGACGAATTGACGACGATGACCGAGCAAATGAGCCAAATCGTCAGCTATGTCGATCTTCTCAGCGAAGTGAATACGGACGATGTCGAGCCGATGGCTCATGCCGTCGAGCAGCATAACATCTTTGCAGAAGATGCTGTCCATGAGTCGCTGCCACGCGACGCTGCTTTGGCCAATGCTCCGAAGCGGGACGACGAATGCTTCCGCGTTCCCGCAGTGCTGGGCGACTAG
- a CDS encoding DUF1080 domain-containing protein → MKRLFDRAAFCAVALVGTMFAASANAAEPQPPEGFKALFNGKDLTGWYGLNPHQSANLKGEKKEENLKKQRAEFAEHWTVEDGELVNDGHGPYATTEKDFGDIELMIDYKTVPKADSGIYLRGTPQVQIWDVTTPFNPEQPNIKRHLGSGSLWNNSVGAPGRDPLVLADRPFGEWNSVKVRQVGDVTWVWLNDKLVVDGAVMENYWDRSKPLPATGPIMLQTHGGEIRWKNIFIREISEEEGKEILAKAKK, encoded by the coding sequence ATGAAACGCCTCTTCGATCGCGCGGCTTTTTGCGCCGTGGCACTTGTTGGAACCATGTTTGCCGCTTCGGCTAATGCCGCGGAACCACAACCGCCGGAAGGCTTCAAAGCCTTGTTCAATGGCAAAGATCTCACCGGCTGGTATGGCCTGAATCCTCATCAATCGGCCAACTTGAAGGGCGAAAAGAAAGAGGAAAACCTCAAAAAGCAGCGAGCTGAATTCGCCGAGCATTGGACGGTTGAAGATGGCGAACTAGTCAACGACGGCCATGGTCCTTACGCCACGACCGAAAAAGACTTTGGCGACATCGAACTGATGATCGATTATAAAACCGTCCCCAAGGCGGATAGCGGTATCTACTTGCGAGGGACCCCTCAGGTTCAAATCTGGGACGTCACAACTCCGTTCAATCCAGAACAACCGAACATCAAACGCCACCTCGGTTCCGGCAGCCTCTGGAACAATTCGGTCGGTGCCCCTGGTCGTGATCCACTGGTCCTGGCCGATCGTCCCTTCGGCGAATGGAACTCGGTGAAAGTTCGCCAGGTCGGCGACGTCACTTGGGTTTGGCTGAACGACAAGTTGGTCGTTGACGGTGCCGTCATGGAAAACTACTGGGATCGCAGCAAGCCACTTCCTGCAACCGGACCGATCATGCTGCAAACGCATGGTGGCGAAATCCGCTGGAAGAATATCTTTATTCGCGAAATCAGTGAAGAAGAAGGCAAGGAAATCCTGGCCAAAGCCAAGAAGTAA
- a CDS encoding sulfatase, with protein MKTSLAAIVSLLFACSTLLAQASPDPLPNVILIVTDDMGYGDMSSQGAKGFETPNLDRLAGQGTRFTNFYVAQPVCTASRAAFLSGCYPNRLSLQGALNHTSKNGIHPDEYLLPEMFKDLGYATAGMGKWHLGTVMEFWPTRNGFDEWFGTPYSNDNTKYHPVLAAEMPPYPLYEGETVVELDPDQSFFTKRITEKAISFIERNQERPFFLYLPHIMPHVPIFASEEFRGRTRHGLYGDVIEELDWSVGELMRTLDRLELAENTIVIFFSDNGPWPSYGEHAGDAGPFREGKLTTFEGGVRVPCVMRWPGHIPADHVCKEPIMSIDLVPTLTKLVGGKMPTKKIDGLDIADVMLTKEGKTPHEALFFYGGTGLQAVRSGKWKLHFPHPYITVAAEPGKGGKPSNWGKNPAQSITQSGIEGIASRHGGRVEKIELSLFDLDADPGETKNLAEQHPEVVERLKKLAEPIRADLGDSLTGVEGTGVRSAGWVK; from the coding sequence ATGAAGACTTCCCTTGCCGCCATCGTATCGTTGCTGTTTGCTTGTTCGACGCTGCTTGCCCAGGCATCGCCAGATCCTTTGCCGAATGTCATTTTGATCGTGACCGATGACATGGGTTACGGCGATATGAGCAGTCAAGGAGCGAAAGGCTTCGAGACGCCCAATCTTGATCGACTTGCGGGGCAGGGAACCCGGTTCACGAACTTTTACGTCGCTCAGCCGGTTTGCACGGCCAGCCGCGCGGCGTTTCTTAGTGGGTGCTATCCCAACCGATTAAGTTTGCAAGGCGCGCTGAACCATACCAGTAAGAATGGAATTCATCCGGACGAGTATTTGCTACCGGAGATGTTTAAGGATCTCGGATATGCGACCGCTGGGATGGGCAAGTGGCATCTTGGAACGGTGATGGAGTTTTGGCCGACGCGAAACGGGTTCGATGAATGGTTCGGTACGCCTTATTCCAATGACAATACGAAGTATCATCCTGTGCTCGCCGCTGAGATGCCGCCGTATCCGTTGTACGAAGGAGAAACGGTTGTCGAGCTGGACCCTGACCAAAGCTTCTTTACGAAACGAATTACCGAAAAAGCAATTTCGTTTATCGAGCGAAATCAAGAGCGGCCATTCTTTCTTTACTTGCCGCACATCATGCCGCATGTGCCGATCTTTGCTTCGGAAGAATTTCGCGGTCGTACACGGCATGGGCTGTATGGCGATGTGATCGAAGAACTGGATTGGTCGGTGGGCGAATTGATGCGAACGCTCGATCGTTTGGAACTCGCTGAAAACACGATTGTCATCTTCTTCAGCGACAACGGACCATGGCCGAGTTACGGAGAGCATGCCGGCGATGCAGGTCCCTTCCGGGAAGGCAAGCTGACCACGTTTGAAGGGGGCGTTCGCGTGCCGTGCGTTATGCGGTGGCCAGGACATATTCCGGCCGATCATGTGTGCAAAGAACCGATCATGTCGATCGACTTGGTTCCCACGCTCACCAAGCTGGTGGGTGGAAAAATGCCTACCAAGAAGATCGACGGTCTCGACATCGCGGATGTGATGCTAACCAAAGAGGGGAAGACTCCGCACGAAGCCCTATTTTTCTACGGTGGCACCGGACTGCAAGCGGTGCGAAGTGGCAAATGGAAGTTGCATTTCCCACACCCTTACATCACCGTCGCCGCCGAACCAGGCAAAGGTGGCAAGCCTTCCAACTGGGGAAAGAACCCGGCCCAGTCGATCACCCAAAGTGGGATTGAAGGCATCGCCAGTCGCCATGGTGGTCGTGTCGAGAAGATCGAGTTGAGTCTGTTTGATTTAGACGCAGATCCTGGCGAGACAAAGAATCTCGCTGAGCAGCACCCTGAGGTGGTCGAGCGACTAAAGAAATTGGCCGAGCCGATTCGTGCAGATTTGGGCGATTCGCTGACCGGCGTCGAAGGAACCGGTGTTCGTTCGGCAGGCTGGGTGAAGTAG
- a CDS encoding Rrf2 family transcriptional regulator — MKLSRTVAYALQATMQLAVSDSDTPVPCSQIAAKGEMPERFLLQVLRSLVNHGVLRSTRGVDGGYMLIRSPDEISLLDVIEAIEGPLDSKLPLPCTPDDYTQQNLQKALQDVTETAREQLESIKIAALVLAPESPEASSMPETAEVAVAPSHSEVLTSATTNEASQARSA, encoded by the coding sequence ATGAAACTTTCGCGAACCGTCGCTTATGCATTGCAGGCGACCATGCAACTTGCCGTGTCGGATTCCGACACTCCTGTTCCTTGTAGCCAAATCGCCGCTAAGGGAGAAATGCCTGAGCGTTTCTTGCTGCAAGTTCTTCGTAGTCTGGTAAATCACGGTGTACTTCGTAGTACGCGCGGGGTCGATGGAGGGTACATGTTGATCCGTTCTCCGGACGAGATCTCACTTCTCGACGTCATCGAGGCAATTGAAGGGCCACTCGATTCCAAGTTGCCGTTGCCTTGCACGCCAGACGATTACACGCAGCAGAACTTGCAAAAAGCTCTTCAAGACGTGACAGAGACCGCTCGAGAGCAGCTTGAATCGATCAAAATTGCTGCATTGGTTCTGGCACCAGAAAGCCCAGAGGCTTCCAGCATGCCAGAAACCGCCGAAGTGGCCGTCGCTCCGTCTCATTCTGAGGTGCTGACTAGCGCGACGACCAACGAAGCGTCGCAAGCACGATCGGCCTAG
- a CDS encoding DUF1559 domain-containing protein, with product MCNASCNLVGRHQRRGFTLVELLVVIAIIGVLIALLLPAVQQAREAARRMQCTNQQKQLALAMHNHHDTYGKLPAGSYNNAAWGRDSYSWYCYILPFIEENAMYEELNLTVKINGGASVRSYARMQLLDAMLCPSDDSKIQEVGADDWQNSLHNYVVCYGDSNFNSGTPWNVVDGYAGKAGMFVPEKAAGLRDCTDGLSNTLLFSEIITPSEEDYWSSIGRAQVAMGAGFTTFLTPNADANDRTNRCHLNLGGALGAKCTQHADWDWGANVVAPRSWHPGGVNVALTDGSVRFVAETVNLTVWRGLGTRNGGEVLAEY from the coding sequence ATGTGCAACGCCTCTTGCAACTTGGTCGGACGTCATCAACGACGTGGTTTCACTTTGGTTGAATTGCTGGTCGTCATCGCGATCATCGGTGTTTTGATTGCTCTGTTGCTGCCTGCGGTTCAGCAAGCTCGCGAAGCTGCTCGACGTATGCAGTGCACCAACCAGCAAAAGCAATTGGCGTTGGCCATGCACAATCATCACGACACCTACGGCAAGCTTCCTGCGGGTAGCTACAACAATGCTGCTTGGGGCCGCGACTCTTACTCGTGGTACTGCTATATCCTTCCGTTCATCGAAGAAAACGCGATGTACGAAGAACTGAACTTGACCGTAAAGATCAACGGCGGCGCTTCGGTTCGAAGCTATGCTCGTATGCAGCTTTTGGACGCGATGCTGTGTCCTTCGGACGATAGCAAGATCCAGGAAGTGGGTGCCGACGATTGGCAGAACTCGCTGCATAACTATGTCGTTTGCTACGGCGACTCGAACTTCAACTCCGGGACGCCATGGAATGTGGTCGATGGCTACGCTGGAAAAGCGGGCATGTTCGTTCCGGAGAAAGCGGCTGGACTTCGCGATTGTACAGACGGTTTGTCCAACACGCTATTGTTCTCGGAAATCATCACCCCTTCGGAAGAAGACTACTGGAGCAGCATCGGTCGTGCTCAAGTCGCTATGGGAGCTGGTTTCACGACATTCCTGACACCCAACGCTGATGCGAACGATCGTACCAACCGTTGCCATTTGAACCTGGGAGGTGCTCTGGGGGCCAAGTGTACTCAACATGCCGATTGGGACTGGGGAGCCAACGTGGTTGCTCCACGCAGCTGGCATCCAGGCGGCGTGAATGTCGCACTGACCGATGGCTCAGTTCGATTCGTTGCCGAGACGGTGAACTTGACCGTTTGGCGTGGCCTGGGAACACGAAACGGTGGCGAAGTTCTCGCGGAATACTAA